Proteins encoded in a region of the Thermoleophilia bacterium genome:
- the lexA gene encoding transcriptional repressor LexA gives MERLTQRQEQVLEFIRESVRKDGYPPTVREICTALGLSSPSTVHVHLANLERLGLLKRDPAKPRALDLVQAHRSPRPLPLVGQVAAGAPILAEENIEELVDVPAFMRHDDGDFLLRVQGDSMVEAGVFDQDYIVVHHAEKADNGEIVVAMVGDEGHHREALLS, from the coding sequence GTGGAACGCCTCACGCAACGTCAGGAGCAGGTTCTGGAGTTCATCCGCGAGAGCGTCCGCAAGGACGGCTATCCGCCGACGGTGCGCGAGATCTGCACGGCGCTCGGCCTCTCGTCGCCGTCCACGGTGCATGTCCACTTGGCCAACCTCGAGCGGCTCGGTCTGCTCAAGCGCGATCCGGCCAAGCCGCGGGCTCTCGATCTCGTTCAGGCTCACAGGTCGCCGCGGCCCTTGCCGCTCGTGGGGCAAGTCGCCGCAGGCGCGCCCATCCTGGCCGAGGAGAACATCGAAGAACTCGTCGATGTGCCCGCCTTCATGAGGCACGACGACGGCGACTTCCTTCTCAGAGTTCAGGGCGACTCGATGGTGGAGGCTGGCGTCTTCGATCAGGACTACATCGTCGTCCATCATGCGGAGAAGGCCGACAACGGCGAGATCGTCGTCGCCATGGTCGGCGACGAGGGCCACCACCGAGAAGCGCTTCTTTCATGA
- the argF gene encoding ornithine carbamoyltransferase: MPERFHNRITELDLTGRSFLTIHDFEPTEITALLDLATDLKIAQKKHEQVHLLAGRAVALVFMKTSTRTRMSFEVGVEQLGAQPMFLNANDIQLRVGETIKDTANVMSRYVDCIMIRTFAQKDVEDLAAFGQIPVVNGLTDDHHPCQGMADALTVREHCGGLRGRTLVYSGDGNNVLTSLMEVGAKTGMNVIACTPPDYKPADWALSRAQEDAKASGASIEWTSDLRAAVKGADVIYTDTFTSMGKEAEHDVRLAALHDYQVNMDLVRLAGPQVKVMHCLPAHWGEEITEEVLYSPNSVVFDQAENRLHAQKAILAAVIR, from the coding sequence ATGCCCGAGCGTTTTCACAATCGCATCACCGAGCTGGATCTCACCGGCCGCAGCTTCCTGACGATTCACGACTTCGAGCCGACCGAGATCACGGCACTTCTCGATCTCGCGACTGATCTCAAGATCGCTCAGAAGAAGCACGAGCAGGTGCACCTGCTCGCCGGCCGCGCCGTCGCTCTCGTGTTCATGAAGACCTCGACGCGCACACGCATGAGCTTTGAGGTCGGCGTCGAGCAGTTGGGCGCTCAGCCCATGTTCCTGAACGCCAACGACATCCAGTTGCGCGTCGGCGAGACCATCAAGGACACCGCCAACGTGATGAGTCGCTACGTCGACTGCATCATGATCCGCACGTTCGCTCAGAAGGACGTCGAAGACCTCGCCGCGTTCGGTCAGATCCCGGTCGTCAACGGTCTCACGGACGATCACCATCCCTGTCAGGGCATGGCCGACGCTTTGACTGTGCGCGAGCACTGCGGCGGTCTGCGCGGGCGCACGCTCGTCTACAGCGGCGACGGCAACAACGTGCTCACCTCGCTCATGGAGGTCGGCGCCAAGACGGGCATGAATGTCATTGCTTGCACGCCGCCGGACTACAAGCCGGCCGACTGGGCGCTGAGCCGCGCCCAGGAGGATGCGAAGGCCAGTGGCGCCAGCATCGAGTGGACGAGCGATCTGCGCGCCGCCGTCAAGGGTGCCGACGTCATCTACACCGACACGTTCACGAGCATGGGCAAAGAGGCCGAGCACGATGTGCGCTTGGCGGCGCTGCACGACTACCAGGTCAACATGGATCTCGTGAGGCTCGCCGGTCCGCAGGTCAAGGTCATGCACTGCCTGCCGGCGCACTGGGGCGAGGAGATCACCGAAGAGGTGCTGTACTCGCCCAACTCAGTCGTCTTCGATCAGGCCGAGAACCGTCTCCACGCGCAGAAAGCCATTCTGGCGGCCGTCATTCGCTGA
- a CDS encoding D-glucuronyl C5-epimerase family protein, which yields MRNRALAGARRAALVVLAIAAVLGGAAAWPTADEAYAAAATLDTATPLAESTESVAALDAAAQSVRVGGLTFKAWNFDARVPPIGERPFDHSTPGDFKGDAENVSMYWINGVPYDFPLRQASTGYHALSSYLLTGEKRYLLHAEAQAKHLIAIRVVQGKAWFYPARFPYLLNRTRPELLVPPWYQGLAQGIAVGFFARLYEVTGDAKYKNAAEHTLESFLTPKRTGKLWVSAVDSNGYLCIEEYPSSNWHFVLNGHMQAALGLWDYYRVTGDQRALKLYRGALTAIVRYGEAFRTPGWVSAYSLGARALFVHYHVGVMNRFSQLYRLTADRRLVHLWNEFDDDYPAPEKWGTMRLNRGSHNAVRFTSTGAVAQRTVIKTSTGRTFRIDRRTKIAGQSGIWLRIDRGSLKGYYVREVPSQSYVRGAINALTYNPSVRATLVPGAWVAKRFDAAGALVDSRKLNAAAPTSVRAAKRATVNGRRMVMLATGDLEGYWLPERAIKLP from the coding sequence GTGCGCAATAGAGCTCTTGCCGGAGCACGGCGAGCCGCACTCGTCGTCTTGGCCATTGCGGCCGTTCTCGGCGGAGCCGCCGCCTGGCCGACAGCGGATGAGGCATATGCGGCGGCGGCCACGCTCGACACCGCGACACCTCTTGCGGAGTCAACAGAAAGTGTCGCGGCACTGGACGCCGCCGCGCAATCGGTACGCGTCGGCGGCCTAACGTTCAAAGCCTGGAACTTCGACGCACGCGTGCCGCCCATCGGCGAGCGCCCCTTCGACCACAGCACGCCCGGCGACTTCAAGGGCGATGCCGAGAACGTCTCGATGTACTGGATCAACGGCGTTCCCTACGACTTCCCCCTTCGCCAAGCGTCGACGGGATACCACGCCCTTAGCTCATACCTGCTCACCGGTGAGAAGCGCTACCTGCTCCACGCCGAAGCGCAGGCGAAGCACCTGATCGCGATCCGCGTCGTCCAAGGGAAGGCGTGGTTCTACCCGGCCCGCTTCCCCTATCTCCTCAACCGCACACGACCGGAGCTCCTCGTGCCACCTTGGTACCAAGGACTCGCGCAAGGCATCGCCGTTGGCTTCTTCGCACGACTCTACGAAGTCACCGGAGACGCGAAGTACAAGAACGCCGCCGAGCACACCCTCGAGAGCTTCTTGACGCCGAAGCGCACCGGCAAGCTGTGGGTGAGCGCCGTGGACAGCAACGGCTACCTGTGCATTGAGGAGTACCCGAGCTCAAACTGGCACTTCGTGCTCAATGGGCACATGCAGGCGGCACTCGGCCTCTGGGACTACTACCGCGTGACCGGTGATCAGCGCGCCCTCAAGCTCTATAGAGGCGCGCTCACCGCCATCGTCAGATACGGCGAGGCCTTTCGCACCCCAGGTTGGGTGAGCGCGTACTCGCTCGGTGCGCGGGCGCTCTTCGTCCACTATCACGTCGGCGTGATGAATCGTTTCTCACAGCTCTACCGACTGACGGCCGATCGCCGTCTCGTGCATCTCTGGAACGAGTTCGACGACGACTACCCGGCTCCGGAGAAATGGGGCACGATGCGGCTCAATCGGGGCAGCCACAACGCCGTACGTTTCACCTCGACGGGCGCTGTCGCCCAGCGCACCGTCATCAAGACGAGCACGGGACGCACCTTCCGCATCGATCGGCGCACGAAGATCGCCGGCCAGAGCGGCATCTGGCTGCGCATCGATCGCGGCAGCCTCAAGGGCTACTACGTGCGCGAGGTCCCCTCACAGAGCTACGTTCGCGGCGCCATCAACGCGCTCACCTACAACCCGTCCGTGCGGGCGACATTGGTGCCGGGCGCGTGGGTCGCCAAGCGCTTCGACGCCGCCGGCGCGCTCGTTGATTCGCGGAAGCTCAACGCGGCGGCACCCACCTCCGTCCGTGCCGCCAAGCGAGCAACCGTCAACGGTCGCCGCATGGTGATGCTCGCGACCGGCGACCTGGAGGGGTACTGGCTGCCGGAGCGCGCGATCAAGTTGCCCTGA
- a CDS encoding cobalamin-dependent protein (Presence of a B(12) (cobalamin)-binding domain implies dependence on cobalamin itself, in one of its several forms, or in some unusual lineages, dependence on a cobalamin-like analog.), giving the protein MTNETPRDREELARDDTVAYGPDEVPRPDDEVEDVLAPHDGAGLEESSPDERLAAPADDPEPAPDYTPDDLWADDLLDDGEDAAGPSTASRELRAELDRLRTEYDRAGFVRTAVEAVTSQEVTIVELYRDVLTPLLVDLGGDWQHGRVSIWQEHMAAAMVRTVVEILYPGVLKVKAAVPDSGRSVLLATPPEENHELGLRMVADRFDMAGWTTHYLGADSPAAEIIDAARRLSVDAVILSSATHFHRMALRGLVDRLERELDHVYVWVGGSAFADGDDEGWATYETRDLEALLREFAAGTSNHHKATGD; this is encoded by the coding sequence GTGACGAACGAGACCCCCCGCGATAGAGAAGAGCTGGCGCGCGACGACACGGTCGCCTACGGTCCCGACGAGGTGCCGCGGCCAGACGACGAGGTAGAGGATGTTCTTGCGCCGCACGACGGTGCGGGACTCGAAGAATCCTCGCCGGACGAGAGGTTGGCGGCGCCGGCCGATGATCCTGAGCCGGCGCCCGACTACACACCAGACGACCTCTGGGCCGACGACCTTCTCGACGACGGCGAAGACGCCGCTGGTCCCTCGACGGCATCACGAGAGCTGCGTGCCGAGCTCGACCGGCTCCGGACAGAATACGATCGCGCCGGTTTCGTGCGGACGGCCGTCGAGGCCGTCACATCTCAAGAGGTCACCATCGTAGAGCTCTATCGCGACGTGCTCACGCCGCTTCTCGTCGATCTCGGCGGCGACTGGCAGCACGGAAGAGTGTCGATCTGGCAGGAACACATGGCCGCGGCCATGGTGCGTACGGTGGTCGAGATACTCTATCCCGGCGTACTGAAGGTCAAGGCCGCGGTGCCGGACTCAGGACGAAGCGTGCTGCTGGCGACACCGCCAGAAGAGAACCACGAGCTCGGCTTGCGCATGGTTGCCGATCGCTTTGATATGGCCGGCTGGACGACCCACTACCTCGGTGCCGATTCTCCCGCCGCGGAGATCATCGATGCGGCACGCCGGCTCAGCGTCGACGCCGTCATTCTCAGTTCCGCGACCCACTTCCACCGCATGGCGTTGCGTGGGCTTGTCGATCGTCTTGAACGCGAGCTGGACCACGTGTACGTGTGGGTCGGTGGATCCGCTTTCGCGGACGGTGACGACGAAGGATGGGCGACCTACGAGACACGCGATCTCGAGGCGCTGCTGCGTGAGTTCGCCGCTGGGACCAGCAACCATCACAAGGCGACAGGAGATTGA
- the hutH gene encoding histidine ammonia-lyase, producing MARGRATVVIGEAACERINRAHQVIVDLIARGDVVYGVTTGFGQLATKRISLDKVRELQENLVRSHAVGVGEPLAREVVRAAMVVRLNTMARGHSGVRLVAAELLAAMLNADLVPWVPSRGSLGASGDLAPSAHLVLAMMGEGELLSEDGRREPAGPALRAAGLTPLALEAKEGVSLLNGTQFMTAIGCFAVVDGEALLDSADLIGAMSLEGLRGSVGPFQERIQLLRPIPGQRHTAAHVRAATIGSEIMHSHLNCDKVQDAYSIRCIPQVHGACRDAHRWLREVITVEVDAVTDNPLVFPETGEIISAGNFHGEPLALALDLAAMSLAEIASISERRIFRMLTSSLSELPPFLTTDSGLNNGYMIGQYVAAALVAENKVLCHPASVDSIPTSADQEDHVSLGMTAALKFRDVLRNAQTVLGIEALCAAQAIDLLAPLAPGPGTAAGYSVVRRLAPILERDRYLAPEIEAAARSVAAGEFAAIVRAWHESPTHEVH from the coding sequence GTGGCGCGCGGGCGGGCCACGGTTGTCATCGGTGAGGCCGCGTGCGAGCGCATCAATCGAGCTCATCAGGTAATCGTCGATCTCATCGCGCGCGGCGATGTGGTGTACGGCGTCACTACCGGCTTCGGTCAGCTGGCCACCAAGCGCATTTCTCTCGACAAGGTTCGCGAGCTGCAGGAAAACCTGGTGCGCTCGCACGCGGTCGGTGTCGGCGAGCCCCTCGCTCGCGAGGTGGTGCGCGCGGCGATGGTGGTTCGCCTCAATACGATGGCCCGTGGTCACTCCGGCGTGCGCCTTGTGGCGGCAGAGCTGCTGGCGGCGATGCTCAACGCCGATCTCGTGCCGTGGGTTCCCTCGCGTGGCTCTCTGGGTGCTTCCGGCGACCTCGCGCCTTCGGCGCACCTGGTCCTCGCCATGATGGGAGAAGGCGAGCTGCTCAGTGAGGACGGGCGGCGTGAGCCGGCCGGGCCCGCCTTGCGGGCCGCAGGACTCACGCCGCTTGCGCTCGAGGCCAAGGAGGGTGTCTCGCTGTTGAACGGCACCCAGTTCATGACCGCCATCGGCTGCTTCGCCGTCGTCGACGGCGAAGCACTGCTCGACAGCGCCGACCTCATCGGCGCCATGAGCCTGGAGGGCCTGCGCGGCTCGGTCGGGCCGTTCCAGGAGCGCATCCAGTTGCTGCGGCCCATCCCCGGGCAGCGGCACACGGCCGCGCACGTACGCGCTGCCACGATCGGCAGCGAGATCATGCACAGTCACCTCAACTGCGACAAGGTGCAGGACGCCTACTCCATCCGCTGCATTCCGCAGGTGCATGGCGCCTGCCGCGACGCACATCGCTGGCTGCGCGAGGTCATCACGGTGGAAGTCGATGCGGTCACCGACAATCCACTCGTGTTTCCCGAGACCGGCGAGATCATCTCAGCGGGCAACTTCCACGGCGAGCCGTTGGCGCTGGCGCTCGACCTTGCCGCCATGAGCCTCGCCGAGATCGCTTCCATCAGTGAGCGTCGCATCTTCCGCATGCTCACCAGCTCGTTGTCGGAGCTGCCGCCCTTCCTGACTACCGACAGCGGTCTCAACAACGGCTACATGATCGGTCAGTACGTCGCCGCGGCGCTGGTGGCCGAGAACAAGGTGCTCTGCCATCCTGCCAGTGTCGACTCGATACCGACATCTGCCGACCAGGAAGATCACGTGAGCCTCGGTATGACGGCGGCGCTCAAGTTCCGGGATGTGCTGCGCAACGCTCAGACTGTGCTCGGCATTGAGGCGCTCTGTGCGGCGCAGGCGATCGATCTTCTGGCGCCGCTGGCGCCGGGTCCCGGCACGGCCGCCGGCTACTCCGTCGTACGGCGGCTGGCGCCGATCCTCGAGCGCGATCGCTATCTGGCGCCGGAGATCGAGGCGGCGGCGCGTTCTGTCGCCGCCGGAGAGTTCGCGGCGATCGTCCGCGCCTGGCACGAATCCCCGACACACGAGGTGCACTGA
- the hutI gene encoding imidazolonepropionase, which produces MDSKQVAADFVVRGTSELVTMSQAPAEGLGVIDGGALAAKDGVIVWVGSEADLSASVALAADGIELDAEGCCVLPGFVDAHTHVPFAGSRADEYAERLGGVSYADILARGGGINRTVTATRQATEEELARLCTARYDSMLRHGTTTAEVKSGYGLTTADEAKQLRAAAVAHPLRRELTFLGAHFTPPEYEANDDAFIDLVSTEMMATCAPLARWCDVFCDQGAFTVEQSRRVLGAAWEAGLGLRIHADELARTGGALLAAELGCASADHLIHATGEEIAAMLAAGVVAVLLPGTSYTLGVSYAPARAFLDAGVTIALATDFNPGSCNCENLQIMVSLACQQYRLTPDEALWAATAGGAAALRRDDVGVLAVGRHCDLSVLASPSRFDVPYHFGVNLVTDVVVDGRVVVAGGMRVPGEHRL; this is translated from the coding sequence ATGGACAGCAAGCAGGTGGCTGCCGATTTCGTCGTGCGTGGCACGAGCGAGCTGGTGACGATGAGCCAGGCACCCGCCGAAGGTCTCGGCGTTATCGACGGCGGCGCGCTGGCGGCCAAGGACGGAGTGATCGTGTGGGTGGGAAGTGAGGCCGACTTGTCGGCGTCGGTCGCCTTGGCGGCCGACGGCATAGAGCTCGATGCCGAGGGTTGTTGTGTGTTGCCCGGCTTCGTCGACGCCCACACGCACGTGCCCTTCGCCGGATCACGGGCCGACGAGTACGCCGAGCGCCTTGGAGGCGTGAGCTACGCCGACATCCTCGCTCGCGGCGGCGGTATCAACCGCACGGTGACGGCGACGCGCCAGGCGACGGAGGAGGAACTGGCGCGTCTCTGTACGGCGCGCTACGACAGCATGCTGCGTCACGGCACGACCACTGCCGAGGTGAAGAGCGGCTACGGTCTCACCACGGCCGACGAGGCCAAGCAGCTGAGAGCCGCGGCGGTTGCGCATCCTCTGCGCCGCGAGCTGACGTTTCTCGGCGCGCACTTCACGCCGCCGGAGTACGAGGCAAACGACGACGCCTTCATCGACCTCGTCAGCACCGAAATGATGGCCACATGCGCGCCCCTTGCTCGCTGGTGTGACGTCTTCTGTGATCAAGGTGCCTTCACGGTCGAACAGTCGCGTCGCGTCCTCGGCGCCGCATGGGAAGCCGGTCTCGGTTTGCGCATCCATGCCGACGAGTTGGCGCGTACCGGTGGCGCGTTGCTCGCGGCGGAGCTCGGATGCGCTTCCGCGGACCATCTCATTCACGCTACCGGCGAAGAGATCGCCGCCATGCTCGCGGCCGGCGTCGTCGCGGTGTTGTTGCCGGGGACGAGCTACACGCTGGGTGTTTCGTACGCTCCGGCGCGGGCCTTCCTCGACGCCGGGGTCACCATCGCCTTGGCGACCGACTTCAATCCGGGCAGCTGCAACTGCGAGAACCTGCAGATCATGGTCTCGCTCGCCTGTCAGCAGTACCGCCTGACGCCGGATGAGGCGCTGTGGGCCGCGACCGCCGGCGGTGCCGCGGCTTTGCGACGCGACGACGTCGGAGTGCTGGCCGTCGGGCGGCATTGCGATCTCTCCGTGCTCGCTTCGCCGAGCCGTTTCGACGTGCCGTACCACTTCGGCGTCAATCTCGTAACCGACGTCGTGGTTGACGGTCGGGTTGTCGTGGCCGGCGGTATGCGCGTGCCCGGCGAGCATCGCCTCTAG
- a CDS encoding glycosyltransferase family 39 protein, producing the protein MSSIDALARGLTDDNRGPPARHRNHRIDGERSISDDHSIHTVSFASPRRTVVLGIVDQDPQVAPSNPDPPRPLYCRAPAADGETITDVLATVDTHTEPPNASATPRSRRFVVLAIFAILTVSLGLRLYNLNFPSEYMFDEVYYAKDAKAIVDGRVGTDGKLRWAAGDSVSWPHPEMGKFAIAAGIILFGDRAIGWRLPAVLAGMVILACVYPFARRLGLSPPWAILALLLAAADPLGITQSRIATLDIFVAMWTVVCVWLALRYAQDGGRLWLALCALAGGMALATKWSGALALAAAAMIIAGTWLWRRHLEMAAWRTAVINTWDGDEWAEDAAVERLAPPAHRRPLDAVLAAIPAAAAFVLIPAAVYMLGYTQYFIAGHTLADWRELQRQMWTFGISLKATHTYASIAPSWIIDYRPVWYYFNGTTEYRAVVAIGNPFLWWLATAMMFAAPVLAVWRRNYALLAPAAIVAVLYLPWFATTRTSFLYYMTPVAPFLAVLVAVALAQILAGRDISPRLWLTLAAGAVATAVLWIPIAQLCEWLFWDLPGRVNQHLSWLATGIGIAIAFFLVGLFASRRLRHTRPYTIALLAGVTIGIAVAFIPVVLALPISPEYFGRITWFPSWI; encoded by the coding sequence ATGAGCTCGATTGATGCGCTCGCACGCGGCCTCACCGATGACAACCGTGGCCCGCCCGCGCGCCACCGCAACCACCGCATCGATGGTGAGAGGAGCATCTCCGATGATCACTCGATCCACACCGTCTCCTTCGCTTCGCCGCGTCGCACCGTCGTCCTTGGGATTGTAGACCAGGACCCGCAGGTAGCGCCCAGCAACCCCGACCCCCCGCGCCCACTATACTGTCGAGCACCAGCAGCCGATGGAGAGACCATCACGGACGTCCTAGCCACAGTCGACACACACACCGAGCCGCCCAACGCCTCGGCGACGCCGCGCTCGCGACGGTTCGTCGTCCTCGCCATCTTCGCCATCCTCACCGTCTCACTCGGTCTGCGCCTCTACAATCTCAACTTCCCGTCCGAGTACATGTTCGACGAGGTGTACTACGCCAAAGACGCCAAGGCGATCGTCGACGGCCGCGTCGGTACCGACGGCAAGCTGCGCTGGGCGGCCGGCGATTCCGTCTCCTGGCCGCACCCGGAGATGGGCAAGTTCGCGATCGCCGCCGGCATCATCCTGTTCGGCGACCGCGCCATCGGTTGGCGCCTGCCCGCCGTGCTCGCCGGCATGGTGATCCTCGCTTGCGTCTACCCCTTCGCGCGACGACTCGGTCTCTCGCCGCCGTGGGCCATCCTCGCCCTACTCCTCGCCGCCGCAGACCCGCTCGGCATCACGCAGTCGCGCATCGCCACTCTCGACATCTTCGTCGCCATGTGGACCGTTGTGTGCGTCTGGCTGGCGCTGCGTTACGCACAGGATGGAGGCCGCCTGTGGCTGGCGCTCTGCGCCCTGGCAGGCGGCATGGCTCTGGCGACCAAGTGGTCGGGAGCACTTGCTCTGGCCGCCGCGGCGATGATTATCGCCGGCACCTGGCTGTGGCGCCGTCACCTAGAGATGGCGGCCTGGCGCACGGCCGTGATCAACACATGGGATGGCGACGAATGGGCGGAGGACGCGGCCGTCGAGAGACTGGCACCTCCTGCCCACCGGCGACCCCTCGACGCTGTTCTTGCCGCTATCCCCGCGGCGGCGGCATTTGTACTCATCCCCGCCGCCGTCTACATGCTTGGCTACACGCAGTACTTCATCGCAGGACACACGCTGGCGGACTGGCGGGAGCTGCAGCGGCAGATGTGGACCTTCGGCATCAGCCTCAAGGCCACGCACACCTACGCCTCCATCGCACCCTCGTGGATCATCGATTACCGGCCGGTCTGGTACTACTTCAACGGCACGACGGAGTACCGCGCCGTCGTCGCCATCGGCAACCCGTTTCTCTGGTGGCTGGCAACCGCGATGATGTTCGCCGCACCGGTGCTCGCCGTCTGGCGCCGCAACTACGCCCTCCTCGCGCCGGCGGCAATCGTCGCCGTGCTCTACCTGCCGTGGTTCGCGACCACCCGCACGTCGTTTCTCTACTACATGACGCCCGTGGCGCCGTTCCTCGCCGTGCTCGTCGCCGTCGCTCTCGCGCAGATCCTCGCCGGTCGCGATATCTCGCCGCGCCTGTGGCTGACACTCGCGGCCGGCGCCGTCGCCACCGCCGTCCTGTGGATCCCGATCGCCCAACTCTGCGAGTGGCTCTTCTGGGACCTCCCCGGGCGAGTGAACCAGCACCTCTCCTGGCTGGCGACAGGCATCGGCATCGCGATCGCGTTCTTCCTCGTTGGCTTGTTCGCCTCGAGACGTCTGCGCCACACCCGACCGTACACAATCGCCCTGCTGGCGGGAGTCACGATCGGGATCGCAGTCGCCTTCATCCCGGTCGTGCTGGCGTTGCCCATCTCGCCCGAGTACTTCGGGCGTATCACCTGGTTCCCGAGCTGGATCTAG
- a CDS encoding cyclic 2,3-diphosphoglycerate synthase, whose product MAERTRILIMGAAGRDFHNFNMYFRDNERYEVVAFTATQIPYINDRKYPAELAGSLYPDGIPIHDESELAELVRENRVDQVVFAYSDVPYSYVMHRSAQVNALGADFRLLGPDKTMIKSSKPVIAVCAVRTGAGKSQTTRKIQTMLREAGKRVVSIRHPMPYGDLVAQRVQRYATLDDLVKYKCTIEEMEEYEPHIAAGNVIYAGVDYEAIVREAEKEADVILWDGGNNDFSFIAADLYVTVADPHRPGDGLRYYPGEVNLRLADVVVMNKIDTADRANIEAELANVRSVNPRATIVMGASPVTVDEPATIPGRRVLVVEDGPTLTHGEMKYGAGTVAARQLGAAEFIDPRPFAAGEIGATFAKYPNIGVLLPAMGYSEQQLADLSATINASGADVVVIGTPIDLRRVVDIKLPAVRVRYDLQEIGSPTLADILSQRGFI is encoded by the coding sequence ATGGCCGAGAGAACCAGAATCCTCATCATGGGCGCGGCGGGCCGCGACTTCCACAACTTCAACATGTACTTTCGCGACAACGAGCGCTACGAGGTCGTCGCCTTCACGGCGACGCAGATTCCGTATATCAACGACCGCAAGTATCCCGCCGAGCTGGCGGGAAGTCTGTATCCGGACGGCATCCCGATCCACGATGAGTCCGAGTTGGCCGAACTGGTGCGCGAGAACAGGGTAGATCAAGTGGTGTTCGCGTACAGCGACGTGCCGTATTCGTACGTCATGCATCGCTCCGCGCAGGTGAATGCCCTGGGCGCGGACTTCCGCCTTCTCGGCCCGGACAAGACGATGATCAAGAGCAGCAAACCGGTGATCGCCGTCTGCGCCGTGCGCACCGGTGCCGGCAAGAGTCAGACCACACGCAAGATCCAGACGATGCTGCGTGAGGCGGGGAAGAGGGTCGTCAGCATTCGTCATCCCATGCCGTACGGCGATCTGGTCGCGCAACGCGTGCAGCGGTACGCGACCCTCGACGATCTCGTCAAGTACAAGTGCACGATCGAGGAGATGGAGGAGTACGAGCCGCACATTGCCGCCGGCAACGTGATTTACGCCGGCGTCGACTATGAGGCGATCGTGCGTGAGGCCGAGAAAGAGGCCGACGTCATCCTTTGGGACGGCGGCAACAACGACTTCAGCTTCATTGCCGCCGACCTATACGTGACCGTCGCCGATCCGCACCGGCCGGGCGACGGCCTGCGCTACTACCCCGGCGAGGTCAACCTGCGGCTCGCCGACGTGGTCGTTATGAACAAGATCGACACCGCCGACCGGGCGAACATCGAGGCCGAGCTCGCCAACGTGCGTTCGGTCAATCCTCGGGCGACGATCGTCATGGGCGCCTCGCCGGTCACCGTCGACGAGCCTGCGACTATCCCCGGCCGGCGTGTGCTCGTGGTCGAAGATGGGCCCACGCTTACGCACGGCGAGATGAAGTACGGCGCCGGCACGGTCGCGGCACGGCAGCTCGGTGCCGCCGAGTTCATAGACCCGCGTCCTTTCGCCGCCGGTGAGATCGGTGCCACGTTCGCCAAGTACCCCAACATCGGTGTGCTGCTGCCGGCCATGGGGTATTCGGAGCAGCAACTCGCCGATCTCAGCGCCACCATCAACGCCTCCGGTGCCGACGTCGTCGTCATCGGCACGCCGATCGATCTGCGGCGGGTCGTCGACATCAAGCTGCCCGCCGTGCGCGTGCGCTACGATCTGCAGGAGATCGGCAGTCCGACGCTGGCCGATATCCTCAGCCAGCGGGGCTTCATCTGA